The stretch of DNA CTAGAAAAAAATCGAAacagcaaaataaaaaaaatattgcagCCAACCAGCCACCACCACAAGCCCCCTGTACTATCGAGGTACAATTTTTTTGAtgaaatatgcacacttgcatTATTCGGGGTTCGAATCACGTACCTCAAGCCTCGTGCGTTCCTTCCTCTTCATCATACTACACAGTCACTTGTGACTCTATTAggtatgctattcttttatatgaactctgaaattgattttaggggcgggtgatggcgtcacccgcccctaaaaatatttttctactttattccaaaaatttatttaaatctttacatataacaaaacaaataaaaaaataaaactgTGAACTGTAGATAGAAAAAATATCCCAAGTATATTTCAGTAtatataaaggttaaaattgtggaaacctcaaagtatgacttgagttgtacgAGATACTGTACAGTCATAGCTATTAGAcaacttataataattttttggactATTAAATGATCTTAAATGGAAAAGTTATCAAATACAAATTGTAGGTCTCGTCaatctctacaattttgatataaagtttgacttcatccgagatcatataAAAATGTCATGCTATCACCCGCTTCTAGAAATGCATTTTTAGACGGGTAACGCCACCACCCGCCTCTAGAAAtgcatttctaggggcgggtgatggtgtcacccgtccctaaaaatggTGGTCATTTCCAGGGACGgatgacgccatcacccgcccctaaaaatgcatttcCAGCGTGGGTGAATTGCTACATTAACTCCGCTCCATTTGTAGAAACGGATTATCTTTTGAGCCACCCCTAGAAAAGAATAGGACGTCACTGCAAATCGTTTTTATAGCAGTGACAATTCGACATGCCTAATTGGAGTGCCATATATGATGAATTGCCTTTTGCTACGTTGCTCATCGTTTTCTagttttctttatttttagGATGCGAGTTTAGGTACCTTTCTTTTTTGTAATTTCCGTTGTCGAATTCGCCATCGATGTAGTTTCTTTCGTAATAAAGTTTGGTCCTGCTGGATGTTACATTGGTTTTTcaagatatataatattttcTATTTGAATTGCAACTAGAATAGTTTCACTTGGTCTGCACTCTGCGGTCATACTTAGCCGCATCTTTAATTAATAGGTGTTTTAGGAAAGCAAGTGGGTACCCAACGGTATTTTGTATGGGTCAACCAGATAAATATGATGACATGCCATCCTAGTTCATTTCTCCTCCTAAATTAATTACGCATAATGCCATCCTAATTCATTTTATCAAAATTTTAGGTCGATCTAATGatctaaaataaatataacttgcatcccCAGGTGTTTAGTTGAAGGAACAAAGTGATTTTGAAATAATACTGTGTTTTAGTTATCCAGTCTAGTCATGACTGCAAAACTGTACTCAAAGTTGCTGGATTTCCAGTTCTTCTCTCTATTAAATCATTACGAAATCTTTTTTTATGAAAAACCAATCACTACGAAATCTGATGCATAAGATTCGCCATACTCACTGGCAACAATTGGGTCCCCGTGAAGAATTTTTCTTGACTTGAAGTGGTTCATGAACTTGTTCTTCAACCCCTTCAGATCTAAAGACGAACTGGAGAGCTACTAGCTGTTAATAATCTACACGTCAGGTGCAGAATGTTGTTAGTTTTGTGAATCTAGGAGCTGCAAAGAAATGTACACTTTCTGAATATAAATCCATTTTTGTAAACTGCACATTTCTGAGTTCCAACTTTCTCATTGCATTGTGTATCGCAATGAATCATTCATACCCCTGTATAGAAAAGTACTAGCGAAATTTAACCCTTCATATATCATCTTCAAGGAGCGAGCCAGGTCGCCATATATCTTAGGAAACTGAACCATAGATAAAAACTAGTCACTAGTACATGTTATCTATGTCCATTGACTGCTCAGGAAGAAAATCTCCCTGCTGATCGCCAGTCCAGTCCATCTGGCTTCCAGCCCCCTCTAGTGTTAGAGCTGCAGAAGAACTAGCCCCCCATCTGTTGGCCAATCCAAGAGGTTGGCTGGCTGCTGCTCGCCTGGCCAGCACTATACAGGAAGGGTGACCAAGCCTGTGCAAAGTTATTCATGGTGGCAAGCTCGCTGCTGGGTCCATGACCATTTGGATTATATGTACCACCGGCAAAGGCGAGCGCCTCCCGGCTGGTAGAGTTGTTATGCACCCAAGATTTAGCATCATTGAGGCCGATATCATTAATACTGTAGCATTGCTTTTCGGTGGTGCGCTCTATCCTATGGAAGTACTTCTGCGCATGGTCGGAGACTTGCACCGGCGTCTTAGTGGTGACGAAGTGCCTAGAGATGTTCTTCCAGTCACCGCGGCCATACATGTGCAAACCACGGAGGAACTGCCTGTAGTCAAAAATATTGAGGAGGTTAGGATGAACATGATAGACAAAAAATTATATCTAATAATAATTTATATCTATCTCATCATAATTTTAAGATAAGTGAAAACAATAATCAGATCTCTGCATCTGATCGTAATAAATACCCCGCACCACATTCTTAATAAGTGTTCTAGTCCACAAAAAATATGTGTCATGAATTTttaaaaaattgaaaataatgTATGTGCAAGGATAAATTTATATCTAGAAATTATTAACATGTGCTCTTCTGTGATCCAAAACAATCTCTTGTGCCGCCTCTCTTGCTGAGGAATGATTACTTGTTGCTGAGGCGCTTCCTCCACCACCCTTATGGCCTCCGGTTTCTTATATGTCAGAGAGGCAAGTGACATATCCACGTTGTCCATGGTTGGATCCTCCATTGGAATTCCATAGTTGTCATTCACAAGGTTGTTGATTGCCACCATAGATTGGTTTCTCAGCATCGTCATCTCCACCACGAGCTCAACATACAATTTAATTTCCTGATGTTTCTCTTTCATGGGAAACCATGCCTGGAGTTGATTCACAATGTTATTTTGTTTCTGGTTTGTGTCATTGGCCTAGTCGTTGTTGGCATTATGACTAGCAATTAGTGATTTCACCGTACTGATCTCGAAGGTAC from Panicum hallii strain FIL2 chromosome 3, PHallii_v3.1, whole genome shotgun sequence encodes:
- the LOC112885101 gene encoding myb-like protein I, yielding MTMLRNQSMVAINNLVNDNYGIPMEDPTMDNVDMSLASLTYKKPEAIRVVEEAPQQQVIIPQQERRHKRLFWITEEHMQFLRGLHMYGRGDWKNISRHFVTTKTPVQVSDHAQKYFHRIERTTEKQCYSINDIGLNDAKSWVHNNSTSREALAFAGGTYNPNGHGPSSELATMNNFAQAWSPFLYSAGQASSSQPTSWIGQQMGG